A stretch of Triticum aestivum cultivar Chinese Spring chromosome 1D, IWGSC CS RefSeq v2.1, whole genome shotgun sequence DNA encodes these proteins:
- the LOC123168467 gene encoding uncharacterized protein, whose amino-acid sequence MADSSINVISLRIVKTGPDYTYPVEVFGRVIVRDEVDYKCVLLFDREKNNAQFINSEEDMLALTGPCRALVTDDLLFFEFDLKIKGKGEHDSEVQFSKGVILYHLDQYHKRFTRQLPSFQSTVKLVLQHVANPVAASVQVYVLDKQPGVDFNGKITVGTTGNYRQHMIVYDSSLPSSHLIRQDGSLVLNRNLLAVQEPSEDTAFKDDEQMVVYVCFLDAGCEIEDEDYAEPVFEDADYIRAGGDEEISEEDSEGETEEDEDGSVDPKNLVTLRYPLRETVCEFGSCKLKVKVKWTAILDAPPHGEYVTRFGVLPDGYKSPNYRRGSFFDR is encoded by the exons ATGGCAGATTCATCCATCAATGTTATTTCCTTGAGGATTGTTAAAACCGGCCCTGATTACACATACCCGGTCGAGGTTTTTGGCAGAGTTATTGTTAGGGATGAGGTTGACTACAAATGTGTCCTTCTGTTCGATCGTGAAAAGAACAATGCCCAATTCATCAATTCGGAG GAGGATATGTTAGCTCTCACAGGTCCATGCCGAGCATTGGTTACTGATGACTTGCTATTTTTTGAGTTCGATTTGAAGATCAAGGGCAAGGGTGAGCATGATTCTGAAGTACAGTTTAGCAAAGGTGTAATACTGTACCATCTCGACCAGTATCACAAGCGCTTCACCCGCCAGCTACCTAGCTTCCAGAGTACAGTGAAATTGGTATTGCAACATGTGGCAAACCCAGTGGCAGCTAGTGTTCAAGTCTATGTTCTGGATAAACAGCCCGGTGTCGACTTCAATGGTAAAATAACAGTTGGGACTACTGGAAATTATAGACAACACATGATTGTTTATGATAGCAGTCTTCCCAGCAGTCACTTGATCAGACAAGATGGCTCCCTTGTGTTAAATCGTAATCTGCTAGCTGTCCAGGAGCCTTCAGAAGACACTGCGTTCAAGGACGACGAACAAATGGTGGTCTATGTTTGTTTTCTTGATGCAGGTTGTGAGATTGAGGATGAGGATTATGCTGAGCCTGTGTTTGAGGATGCGGATTATATTAGGGCTGGAGGTGACGAGGAAATCAGTGAAGAGGATAGTGAAGGggaaactgaagaagacgaggatgggTCTGTGGACCCTAAGAATCTTGTCACTCTCAGATATCCTCTGCGCGAGACTGTCTGTGAATTCGGTTCCTGCAAACTCAAAGTGAAGGTCAAATGGACTGCCATCCTTGATGCGCCTCCGCATGGTGAATACGTCACAAGATTTGGTGTCCTTCCAGATGGTTACAAGTCACCTAATTATCGTCGGGGTTCGTTCTTCGATCGATAG
- the LOC123181499 gene encoding plastidal glycolate/glycerate translocator 1, chloroplastic, protein MAAMMGISALRSHHPLPLSTARPATALPRATSPTSHQPSSLALLRCRCRCRRSLPHSCCSSSPRASLSPGAPDSAAFMALAPNNAALRHRLIAPNSTAGSGDAAATGGLPSVVGIAHLAVSLGIVLATDKYLKQAFVAASIKFPSALFGMFCIFSVLLVLDTVAPALAKAFMDFFEPATLFIQRWLPLFYVPSLVVLPLAVRDVPAASGLKICLITFGGWFASLAVAGYTALTVRKIVKTELIAAEPMGKPSAFATLEFWAWGAVFVASFATAFVNPTALGTTARTCLPFMLASTVLGYMVGSGLPSGIKKLLHPIICCALSANLSAVAYGYLSGSGIDAALGDYLTKVPSNPGAGDVLMGFLGSVILSFAFSMFKQRKLVKRHAAEIFTSIAIASTFSLYSTAILGRLIGLEPTLTISILPRCITVALALSIVSFFEGANTSLTAAVVVLTGLIGANFVQAAMDKLGLNDPIARGIGTASSAHGLGTAALSAKEPEALPFCAIAYALTGIFGSLICSSPAVRQSLVFIAG, encoded by the exons ATGGCCGCGATGATGGGGATTTCCGCTTTGCGCTCCCACCACCCGCTCCCCCTGTCGACCGCGCGCCCGGCCACGGCTCTCCCCCGCGCCACGTCGCCGACGTCGCACCAACCCAGCTCGCTCGCGCTTCTAcgatgccgatgccgatgccgaCGCAGCCTCCCCCATTCTTGCTGCAGCTCCTCTCCTCGCGCCTCACTCTCGCCAGGCGCCCCCGACTCGGCTGCTTTCATGGCATTGGCTCCCAACAATGCCGCCCTTCGCCACCGCCTCATCGCCCCcaactccaccgccggctccggaGATGCCGCCGCCACCGGAGGCCTGCCCAGC gttGTTGGCATCGCGCACCTGGCGGTGTCGCTGGGCATCGTGCTGGCCACGGACAAGTACCTGAAGCAGGCGTTCGTGGCGGCGTCCATCAAGTTCCCCAGCGCCCTCTTCGGCATGTTCTGCATCTTCTCCGTGCTCCTCGTCCTCGACACCGTCGCGCCGGCGCTGGCCAAGGCCTTCATGGACTTCTTCGAGCCCGCCACGCTCTTCATCCAGCGCTGGCTGCCGCTCTTCTACGTCCCCTCCCTCGTCGTCCTGCCCCTCGCCGTCAGGGACGTCCCGGCCGCCTCCGGCCTCAAGATCTGCCTCATCACAT TCGGTGGCTGGTTCGCTTCGCTGGCGGTGGCGGGGTACACGGCGCTCACCGTGAGGAAGATCGTCAAGACGGAGCTCATCGCGGCCGAGCCGATGGGCAAGCCGTCCGCCTTCGCGACGTTGGAGTTCTGGGCGTGGGGCGCCGTCTTCGTCGCCTCGTTCGCGACGGCGTTCGTGAACCCCACGGCGCTTGGCACCACGGCCAGGACGTGCCTCCCGTTCATGCTCGCTTCCACTGTACTGGGATACATGGTTGGTTCTGG GTTACCGTCTGGTATCAAGAAATTGTTACACCCGATCATCTGCTGCGCGCTTTCTGCAAATTTGTCGGCGGTCGCATACGGGTACCTCTCCGGGTCCGGAATCGATGCTGCGCTAG GTGATTACCTGACAAAGGTGCCATCAAATCCTGGAGCTGGTGACGTGCTGATGGGTTTTCTGGGGTCTGTCATCTTATCATTTGCCTTCTCAATGTTCAAGCAGAGAAAG CTTGTGAAAAGGCACGCGGCAGAAATTTTCACGTCGATCGCGATTGCGTCGACATTCTCCCTGTACTCCACGGCCATCCTAGGACGCCTGATTGGGCTGGAGCCAACATTGACCATCTCGATTTTGCCAAGGTGCATAACCGTGGCGTTGGCTCTGAGCATAGTGTCTTTCTTCGAAG GCGCAAACACTTCGCTGACGGCTGCCGTGGTTGTTCTGACGGGCCTGATCGGCGCCAACTTTGTGCAAGCGGCCATGGATAAGCTTGGCCTCAACGACCCCATAGCTAGAGGGATCGGAACAGCTTCCAG TGCTCATGGGCTGGGAACCGCGGCGCTGTCGGCCAAGGAGCCTGAGGCGCTCCCTTTCTGCGCGATCGCCTACGCGCTCACCGGCATTTTCGGCTCACTGATCTGCTCCTCCCCGGCAGTCAGGCAAAGCCTGGTGTTCATAGCCGGCTGA
- the LOC123181500 gene encoding choline-phosphate cytidylyltransferase 2, whose amino-acid sequence MARVSNSKKRMLHTNSSSNSQNKKEDAATAAGSADGRPVRVYADGIFDLFHFGHARALEQAKLLFPNTYLLVGCCNDDLTRRYKGKTVMNQEERYESLRHCKWVDEVIPDAPWVLTPEFIETHQIDYVAHDALPYADTSGAANDVYEFVKKIGKFKETKRTDGVSTSDLIMRIVKDYNQYVMRNLARGYSRKDMGVSYVKEKQLQVNMKINKLRETVKAQQEKLQTVAKTAGINHEEWLANADRWVAGFLEKFEEHCHVMETAIKDRIQERLGRQAGKGIAGGLMQQPVAAA is encoded by the exons ATGGCGCGCGTCTCCAATTCCAAGAAGCGCATGCTCCacaccaacagcagcagcaacagccaaAACAAAAAGGAGGACGCGGCCACCGCCGCGGGGAGCGCCGACGGCCGCCCCGTCCGCGTCTACGCCGACGGCATCTTCGACCTCTTCCACTTCGGCCACGCCCGCGCCCTCGAGCAGGCCAAGCTGCT GTTCCCCAACACGTACCTGCTGGTGGGATGCTGCAACGACGACCTCACGCGGCGCTACAAGGGCAAGACCGTCATGAACCAGGAGGAGCGATACGAGTCCCTGCGCCACTGCAA GTGGGTTGATGAGGTCATTCCTGATGCTCCCTGGGTTCTCACGCCAGAATTCATTGAGACGCATCAGATTGACTATGTCGCACATGATGCTTTGCC TTATGCTGATACCAGCGGTGCTGCAAATGACGTCTATGAGTTT GTCAAGAAGATTGGAAAATTCAAGGAAACAAAACGGACTGATGGAGTATCGACATCGGACCTCATAATGAGGATAGTCAAGGACTACAACCAGTATGTCATGAGGAATTTAGCACGAGGTTACTCAAGGAAAGATATGGGCGTGAGCTATGTTAAG GAGAAACAACTGCAAGTGAATATGAAGATCAATAAACTACGGGAGACTGTGAAGGCACAGCAAGAAAAG TTGCAAACGGTGGCGAAGACGGCTGGGATAAACCACGAAGAGTGGCTGGCGAACGCGGATCGTTGGGTTGCCGGCTTCCTGGAGAAGTTCGAGGAGCACTGCCACGTCATG GAGACTGCCATCAAGGACCGGATACAGGAGAGGCTGGGGAGGCAGGCGGGCAAAGGCATTGCCGGCGGTCTCATGCAGCAGCCGGTGGCGGCGGCCTGA
- the LOC123181502 gene encoding 4-coumarate--CoA ligase-like 3 has translation MQDAAHDPSAATFYSAAAGLYASTHPPVPLPADPGLSFVPHIFSRLPLGSAPPHSPPCLLDAATAASLSRADLRRLVSSLARGLRRAHNVRAGSVVLLVLPNSVAFPVAFLAVLAAGGVATTMNPSSSRAEIAERLRDTAPSLVLASPENAAKLPPSAAPVVLVPETFNPTPSAGHEFAPFRALLDSDADDFPSAEVGQEDAAAVLYSSGTSGRSKGVVLTHRNLIAMVELFVRFEASQYARPACDNVYLAALPMFHVYGLSLFAAGLLSLGSTVVVMRRFDVGEAVRAVHRYKVTHLPLVPPIMAALLRAKATGASSLDSLVQVSSGAAPLSGKLVQDFIKAFPHVDFIQGYGMTESTAVGTRGFNTSKHKKYASVGLLAPNMHAKIVDLETGLCLPPGSCGELWLHGPAIMKGYLNDEDTCTRNDGWLRTGDLAYFDSDGCLYIVGRLKDTIKYKGFQIAPADLEAVLVQHPEIVDVAVTSAEDEEAGEIPVAFVVRRSGSRLTCVQVMEYVAKQVSPYKKVRKVIFVEAIPKSAAGKVLRRLLKDSLRIDAAASRSDHTKPSSRL, from the exons atgcaGGACGCCGCGCACGACCCCAGCGCCGCCACCTTctactccgccgccgccggcctctaCGCCAGCACTCACCCGCCCGTCCCGCTCCCCGCCGACCCCGGCCTCTCCTTCGTCCCGCACATCTTCTCCCGCCTCCCCCTCGGCTCGGCGCCGCCGCATTCCCCGCCGTGCCTCCtcgacgccgccaccgccgcctccctctcccgcgCCGACCTCCGCCGCCTCGTCTCCTCCCTCGCGCGCGGCCTCCGCCGGGCCCACAACGTCCGCGCCGGCTCCGTCGTGCTCCTCGTCCTCCCCAACTCCGTCGCCTTCCCCGTCGCCTtcctcgccgtcctcgccgccggcGGCGTCGCCACCACTATGAACCCCTCCAGCTCCCGCGCCGAGATCGCCGAGCGCCTGCGGGACACCGCCCCGTCCCTCGTGCTCGCGTCGCCCGAGAACGCCGCCAAGCTCCCGCCCTCCGCCGCCCCGGTCGTCCTTGTACCGGAGACATTCAATCCTACGCCCTCGGCGGGCCACGAGTTCGCGCCCTTCCGCGCGCTGCTCGATTCCGACGCCGACGATTTCCCGTCGGCGGAGGTTGGCCAGGAggacgccgccgccgtcctctactcctcgGGGACCAGCGGACGGAGCAAGGGCGTCGTGCTCACGCACCGCAACCTCATAGCCATGGTCGAGCTCTTCGTGCGCTTCGAGGCGTCGCAGTACGCGCGACCTGCTTGTGACAATGTCTACCTGGCCGCGCTGCCCATGTTCCACGTCTACGGCCTCTCCCTCTTCGCCGCGGGCCTCCTCTCGCTCGGCTCCACCGTGGTGGTCATGAGGAGGTTCGACGTCGGCGAGGCCGTCAGGGCCGTCCACAGGTACAAGGTCACGCACTTGCCGCTCGTGCCGCCCATCATGGCCGCGTTGCTGAGGGCCAAGGCCACAGGCGCCTCGTCATTGGACTCCTTGGTGCAGGTCTCCAGCGGTGCAGCTCCACTCAGCGGCAAACTCGTTCAAGACTTTATCAAGGCTTTCCCACACGTCGATTTCATTCAG GGCTATGGCATGACAGAATCTACTGCTGTGGGAACTCGTGGTTTCAATACCTCGAAGCACAAGAAGTATGCATCTGTAGGTCTTTTAGCCCCAAACATGCATGCCAAAATTGTTGATCTGGAAACTGGCTTATGTTTACCTCCTGGCTCTTGTGGGGAGTTATGGCTCCATGGGCCAGCTATAATGAAAG GTTACTTGAATGATGAGGACACATGCACGAGAAACGATGGCTGGTTGCGGACTGGTGACCTTGCTTACTTTGATTCAGATGGTTGCTTATACATAGTGGGCCGTTTGAAAGACACTATCAAGTACAAAGGATTTCAG ATAGCTCCAGCTGACCTTGAAGCAGTTTTGGTCCAGCACCCTGAAATTGTCGATGTTGCTGTGACATC TGCCGAAGATGAAGAAGCTGGAGAGATACCAGTAGCTTTCGTGGTGAGGAGATCTGGAAGCCGTCTGACCTGTGTGCAAGTGATGGAGTACGTGGCCAAGCAG GTGTCCCCGTACAAGAAAGTCCGCAAGGTGATATTCGTGGAGGCAATACCCAAGTCAGCTGCTGGCAAGGTTCTGAGAAGGCTTCTCAAGGACTCTCTGCGCATTGATGCTGCTGCTTCCCGTTCAGATCATACCAAACCCAGCTCAAGACTGTAA